In Longimicrobium sp., the DNA window GACCGTGCCCAGGCCCGCGAGGAGCTGCGCAACGCGGCCGCGGCGGGCACCATCCTGGTCAACTCGTTCTACAGCCGCGAAAGCGTGCTGCGCGCGTACGGCCGGGATTGCCGGGTCTGCTACCTGGGCGTCGACACGCGGCTCTTCCATCCCACCGGCGCGCCCCGCGAGCGCTTCGTCGTGGGGCTGGGCGCGGTGGACCCGGCCAAGGGGGTGGACCTGGCCGTGGCGGCGGTGGCCCTGCTTCCCGAGCCCCGGCCCCCGCTGGTGTGGGTGGGCGACCGGGGCGACGCGGCCTACGCCCGCGCCATGGAAGAGATGGCGCGGGCTGCCGGCGTGCGGCTGGACGTGCGGGTGCGGCTTGGCGACGCGGAGCTGGTGGACCTGCTCAACCGCGCCGCCGCGATGGTCTACGCCCCGCGGCTGGAGCCGTTCGGGCTGGCGCCGCTGGAGGCGGCGGCGTGCGGCACTCCCGTCGTGGCGGTGGCCGAAGGGGGCGTGCGGGAAACGGTGCGCGAGGGGATCAACGGGTTCCTGGTGCAGCGCAGCCCCGAAGACGTGGCGGCGG includes these proteins:
- a CDS encoding glycosyltransferase, giving the protein VLYLQEPFRNFYEARPVLPWVGDVSAGGGVVRRAARTAADAARLLADRAQAREELRNAAAAGTILVNSFYSRESVLRAYGRDCRVCYLGVDTRLFHPTGAPRERFVVGLGAVDPAKGVDLAVAAVALLPEPRPPLVWVGDRGDAAYARAMEEMARAAGVRLDVRVRLGDAELVDLLNRAAAMVYAPRLEPFGLAPLEAAACGTPVVAVAEGGVRETVREGINGFLVQRSPEDVAAALRRILDDPALARGLGEAGARNAHDEWSVERAVDRLEAELERGRRVPPPHGAQPDRNVPGDAG